A region of Ammoniphilus oxalaticus DNA encodes the following proteins:
- the hisF gene encoding imidazole glycerol phosphate synthase subunit HisF — protein sequence MGTKRIIPCLDVKDGRVVKGVSFVGLRDAGDPVELAELYSREGADELVLLDISASQEGRATMVDVIRAAAEKLTIPLTVGGGINSVEDMRRVLQAGANKVSMNTSAAANPELISEGAQAFGSAAIVVAIDASWNEQRQAWDVYTHGGRTQSGLDAVEWAKQAESFGAGEILLTSMNADGHKDGFDIGLTRAIAEAVQIPVIASGGAGNADHFLAAFTEGKAAAGLAASIFHYKEVTIRDVKRFLKEKGVEVRDES from the coding sequence ATGGGCACGAAACGAATCATCCCTTGTCTCGATGTGAAAGATGGACGCGTTGTAAAAGGGGTTAGCTTTGTCGGCTTGCGTGACGCGGGTGATCCTGTCGAACTGGCGGAACTGTATAGTCGCGAGGGGGCCGATGAGCTTGTCCTGCTGGATATATCCGCATCGCAGGAAGGACGAGCTACCATGGTTGACGTCATCCGAGCGGCGGCTGAAAAATTGACGATTCCGTTAACTGTCGGCGGCGGGATAAATAGTGTCGAAGATATGCGACGCGTTCTGCAAGCGGGAGCTAACAAGGTGTCGATGAATACGTCAGCAGCTGCCAATCCTGAGTTGATTAGCGAAGGGGCCCAAGCCTTTGGTTCTGCGGCGATTGTCGTTGCGATTGACGCCAGTTGGAATGAACAACGGCAAGCATGGGATGTGTACACACATGGCGGGCGTACGCAAAGTGGTTTAGACGCGGTTGAATGGGCCAAACAGGCAGAATCGTTTGGGGCGGGCGAAATTTTACTAACGAGCATGAACGCCGACGGGCATAAAGACGGTTTTGATATTGGTTTAACGCGGGCGATTGCGGAAGCGGTTCAAATCCCTGTAATCGCCTCGGGCGGAGCAGGAAATGCGGACCATTTCCTAGCCGCTTTTACAGAAGGCAAAGCGGCTGCAGGCTTGGCCGCCTCGATCTTTCATTATAAAGAAGTAACGATTCGGGACGTGAAGCGGTTTCTTAAGGAGAAAGGAGTCGAGGTTCGCGATGAAAGTTGA
- the hisB gene encoding imidazoleglycerol-phosphate dehydratase HisB produces MRSSQISRKTTETSVELSFSIDGEGKTEIDTGVPFLDHMLDLFTKHGQFDLTVKAVGDIEIDYHHTVEDVAICLGNVLREALGDKKGIKRYGNSFVPMDETLAQVVIDLSNRPHLEYRASYPSQQVGQFPTELVHEFMSKLALEARMNLHIILHYGMNTHHMIEAIFKALGRALDEAVTIDPRVKGVPSTKGLL; encoded by the coding sequence ATGCGTAGCAGTCAAATTAGTCGTAAAACAACGGAAACGAGTGTTGAATTAAGTTTTTCGATCGATGGGGAAGGGAAGACAGAGATTGATACAGGCGTTCCTTTTTTAGATCATATGTTAGATTTATTTACGAAACACGGGCAGTTTGACTTAACCGTAAAAGCGGTTGGCGATATCGAGATCGACTACCACCATACAGTGGAAGATGTCGCGATCTGTTTAGGAAACGTATTGCGTGAGGCGCTCGGCGATAAAAAGGGAATCAAGCGGTACGGAAATTCATTCGTTCCAATGGATGAAACGTTGGCTCAAGTGGTGATTGATTTAAGCAATCGGCCCCATTTGGAATACCGGGCCTCTTATCCAAGCCAACAGGTGGGTCAATTCCCGACCGAATTGGTTCATGAATTTATGTCCAAACTTGCCTTGGAAGCGCGTATGAATTTACATATCATTCTTCATTACGGCATGAATACGCATCACATGATCGAGGCGATTTTCAAAGCGTTGGGACGAGCCTTAGATGAGGCGGTGACGATCGATCCGCGCGTCAAAGGTGTGCCGTCGACAAAAGGACTACTGTAA
- the rapZ gene encoding RNase adapter RapZ translates to MSEQINLLIITGMSGAGKTVAVQSLEDLGFFCVDNLPPQLIPKFAELIEQSGGRIKKVALVIDLRGREFFDTLSDALSQLEEMQHIHHQILFLDSSNQILVQRYKETRRRHPLAPEGLPLEGIEAERKMLEELKGRANLIVDSSQLKPVQLKEKIASYFSTIETKMIVNITSFGFKYGIPIDADLVFDVRFLPNPHYIDELRPKTGLESEVSDYVFQWDQSIEFLEKLDDFIGYTLPHYQREGKSQLVIGIGCTGGKHRSVSIVEHLGQKFKENYITRVSHRDIERDRRS, encoded by the coding sequence ATGTCGGAACAGATCAATCTTCTTATAATTACAGGGATGTCGGGAGCGGGAAAAACGGTTGCCGTGCAAAGTTTAGAGGATTTAGGCTTCTTTTGTGTGGATAATTTACCGCCGCAATTGATCCCTAAATTCGCCGAATTAATTGAACAGTCGGGCGGAAGGATAAAAAAGGTTGCCCTTGTCATTGACCTGCGCGGTCGCGAATTTTTTGACACGCTATCCGACGCGCTTTCGCAGTTAGAGGAAATGCAACACATTCATCATCAAATCTTATTTTTAGATTCATCCAATCAAATTCTTGTGCAGCGCTATAAAGAAACGAGACGACGTCACCCGCTTGCCCCAGAGGGGCTTCCATTGGAAGGGATTGAAGCGGAACGGAAAATGCTAGAGGAACTGAAAGGGAGAGCAAACCTAATCGTTGATTCCAGTCAATTAAAGCCCGTTCAGTTAAAAGAAAAAATAGCGAGTTATTTTTCAACAATAGAAACTAAGATGATCGTTAACATTACTTCTTTCGGTTTTAAATATGGGATTCCGATTGATGCGGATCTTGTCTTTGATGTACGGTTTTTGCCAAACCCGCATTATATCGATGAATTGCGGCCAAAGACAGGGCTCGAATCAGAAGTTTCTGATTATGTTTTTCAGTGGGATCAATCAATTGAATTTCTCGAGAAATTAGATGATTTTATCGGTTACACGCTGCCGCATTACCAGCGGGAAGGGAAAAGCCAACTCGTGATTGGAATCGGTTGCACTGGTGGAAAACACCGCTCTGTCTCCATCGTCGAGCATCTTGGTCAGAAGTTTAAAGAAAACTATATTACGAGGGTAAGTCACCGCGATATTGAAAGAGATCGTCGCTCGTAA
- the trxB gene encoding thioredoxin-disulfide reductase gives MMESKVYDVIIVGAGPAGLTAAVYTARANMSTLLLERGMPGGQMANTEAIENYPGYESILGPDLSTKMYDHATKLGAEYAYGDISGVENSYPYKKVFVGDQEYLAKSLIICTGAEHRLLGAPGEKEFTGRGVSYCAVCDGAFFREKELVVIGGGDSAVEEAIFLTRFASKVTIIHRRDEFRAQKIIQDRAFENPKIEVIWDSVVKEIKGDSKVSGVLIEDVKTGEQTEYACDGAFIYVGMDPLTKPFENLAITNEAGYILTDENMKTEVDGVFAAGDVREKLLRQIVTATGDGGIAAQSAQIYVEDLEEKLKEEQTN, from the coding sequence ATGATGGAATCGAAAGTGTACGATGTGATTATTGTCGGGGCCGGGCCCGCAGGGTTAACGGCAGCCGTTTATACAGCGAGAGCAAATATGTCTACCTTATTGTTAGAGAGAGGGATGCCAGGCGGACAGATGGCAAATACAGAAGCGATTGAAAATTATCCTGGTTATGAATCAATCCTTGGACCTGATTTGTCGACGAAAATGTATGATCACGCGACCAAACTTGGCGCTGAATATGCTTACGGGGACATATCAGGGGTGGAGAACAGTTATCCGTACAAAAAAGTGTTCGTTGGCGATCAGGAATATTTAGCAAAATCGTTGATTATTTGCACAGGGGCTGAACATCGATTGTTAGGCGCTCCAGGTGAAAAGGAATTTACCGGTCGCGGCGTTTCGTATTGCGCGGTTTGTGACGGAGCGTTCTTCCGTGAGAAGGAACTGGTTGTCATCGGCGGAGGGGACTCGGCGGTGGAAGAAGCGATTTTCTTAACCCGTTTTGCCTCGAAAGTAACGATCATTCATCGTCGCGATGAGTTCCGCGCCCAGAAGATCATCCAAGACCGCGCCTTTGAGAATCCAAAGATCGAGGTGATCTGGGATTCTGTCGTTAAGGAAATCAAAGGAGATTCAAAAGTAAGCGGTGTTTTGATTGAAGATGTAAAAACCGGCGAGCAAACAGAATATGCTTGTGATGGAGCGTTTATCTATGTGGGAATGGATCCGTTAACAAAGCCATTTGAAAACTTAGCGATTACGAACGAAGCGGGCTATATTTTGACCGATGAAAATATGAAAACAGAAGTGGATGGGGTTTTTGCCGCGGGTGATGTTCGAGAAAAGCTATTGCGGCAAATCGTAACAGCGACAGGTGACGGCGGAATCGCCGCGCAAAGCGCCCAGATTTATGTCGAAGACTTAGAAGAAAAGTTAAAAGAAGAGCAAACTAATTAA
- a CDS encoding tetratricopeptide repeat protein has product MSSNIISLKLTADFFAERANRSLDRYNYSKALRYFKRAGEMEPKNPSHLCNMAGVLGHLGKFSESNEILMNVLKKFDDNAAECHYYLACNYVYMDLLEQAEEHAYLYLRKDPKGRFAKDAVEILEYVAQDLNHPPLTEDLNLEEDEKTILHEQARTMMEEGRFQQAEKLLSQLLEDHPDFIAARNNLSLCYYYKGEIEKAHQMIRSVLEQDPCNIHALCNLAILYYQQQELEELSALLKELRKIIPLQYDQAYKLGITLGVLGEHDAAYQLFKKMSAYAWRLDFHLYHYCAVSAFNLGRYQEAKKYWKWVQREDPESPIAPYYLDWIESGQTHREAPYYYQVPHHYQESKKKEALQDSMERDPFIRSSFLWALRHGDRETKLQVLQAFEWLGDQEVIEALKEFVADPEQEDDLKQMANFVLGTLGYAGSNQPTIRWRSSWKEVVNCLRDRLTGEEQEAAQQLWTEFIQARYPNVPIIRKPKAWAAALEYLITPTSYKELAQSYSVSAQTVKKNVDTIREK; this is encoded by the coding sequence ATGTCTTCAAATATTATATCGTTAAAATTGACAGCCGACTTTTTTGCGGAAAGAGCGAATCGTTCCCTCGACCGCTATAATTATTCCAAGGCATTGCGCTACTTTAAACGCGCGGGAGAGATGGAACCGAAAAACCCAAGTCATCTATGCAATATGGCGGGGGTGCTCGGACACCTTGGAAAGTTTTCAGAGTCTAATGAAATTTTAATGAATGTTTTAAAAAAATTCGATGATAATGCTGCGGAATGCCATTATTATTTGGCCTGTAACTATGTATATATGGATTTGCTAGAGCAAGCGGAGGAACACGCCTATCTTTATTTGCGCAAAGATCCGAAAGGGCGCTTTGCCAAAGATGCGGTTGAAATTTTGGAGTATGTCGCTCAAGATTTGAATCATCCTCCTTTAACAGAAGATTTAAACTTGGAAGAGGATGAAAAGACGATTCTCCACGAACAAGCGAGAACGATGATGGAGGAAGGAAGATTTCAGCAGGCGGAAAAATTGTTATCGCAATTACTAGAGGATCATCCTGATTTTATTGCCGCTAGAAACAACCTTTCGCTTTGTTATTACTATAAAGGGGAGATTGAGAAGGCGCATCAAATGATCCGATCCGTATTGGAGCAGGATCCTTGCAATATCCATGCGCTGTGCAACTTAGCGATCCTTTATTATCAACAACAGGAATTAGAAGAACTGAGCGCGTTGCTAAAAGAGTTGCGTAAGATCATACCGCTTCAATATGACCAAGCCTATAAACTAGGCATTACGCTTGGTGTGTTAGGCGAGCATGACGCCGCTTACCAACTGTTCAAAAAAATGTCCGCGTATGCCTGGCGGCTCGATTTTCATTTGTACCACTATTGCGCGGTTTCAGCATTTAATCTTGGCCGCTACCAAGAGGCGAAGAAATATTGGAAGTGGGTGCAGCGCGAAGATCCCGAGTCGCCGATTGCGCCTTACTATTTGGATTGGATTGAGAGTGGGCAGACGCATAGGGAAGCGCCCTATTATTATCAAGTTCCCCATCATTATCAGGAATCAAAGAAAAAAGAAGCTTTGCAAGATAGCATGGAACGCGACCCGTTCATTCGTTCTTCTTTCCTGTGGGCTTTGCGGCATGGGGATCGGGAAACGAAATTACAAGTGCTGCAAGCGTTTGAATGGTTAGGGGATCAAGAGGTAATTGAAGCGCTGAAAGAGTTTGTAGCTGATCCTGAACAAGAGGACGATCTGAAACAGATGGCTAACTTTGTGCTAGGCACGTTAGGCTATGCAGGTTCTAATCAACCTACAATTCGCTGGCGATCCAGTTGGAAAGAGGTGGTTAATTGTTTGCGTGATCGGTTAACGGGTGAGGAGCAGGAAGCGGCTCAACAGTTGTGGACGGAATTTATCCAAGCGCGTTATCCAAATGTGCCGATCATTCGCAAGCCAAAAGCGTGGGCGGCGGCGCTTGAATATTTGATTACGCCGACCTCGTATAAAGAACTGGCGCAAAGCTATAGTGTCAGCGCTCAAACTGTGAAGAAAAACGTGGATACGATTCGCGAAAAATAA
- the hisD gene encoding histidinol dehydrogenase, producing MIKIVNAAHFSTKRDVDTGTETQRQAVLSIISAVKETGDQAVFSFTEQFDRVRLEQLAVTEQERNNALDEVSSQVREALEAAAINIRRFHEKQARQSWIETSPTGTMLGQLVRPLQRVGIYVPGGTAAYPSSVLMNAIPAQVAGVKEIVMVTPPNQEGRIDPGVLTAAKIAGVTEIFKVGGAQAIAALAYGTKTIRSVDKIVGPGNIYVALAKREVFGLVDIDMVAGPSEIVVLADELANPAYIAADLLSQAEHDPMASAVLVTPSKELAAQTQIELEQQLANLPRREIAEASIRDYGAICLVEDLEEGIKVVNELAPEHLEVMIEHPFEQLGKIENAGAIFLGEYSSEPVGDYFAGPNHVLPTNGTARFSSPLNVDDFIKKSSLISYSKQDLLEHGPKIIAMAESEGLTAHARAIELRLKKERGN from the coding sequence ATGATCAAGATCGTCAACGCCGCTCACTTCTCTACAAAAAGAGATGTCGACACAGGAACAGAAACTCAGCGCCAAGCCGTACTATCTATCATAAGCGCTGTAAAGGAAACAGGAGATCAGGCTGTCTTTTCCTTTACAGAACAGTTTGATCGTGTTCGCTTAGAGCAGCTGGCTGTGACCGAACAGGAACGGAACAACGCGCTTGATGAGGTGTCCTCGCAAGTGCGGGAAGCGTTAGAAGCGGCTGCCATTAATATTCGACGTTTTCATGAAAAACAAGCGCGTCAATCGTGGATCGAAACCTCACCGACAGGAACGATGCTTGGTCAGTTGGTGCGTCCATTGCAACGGGTCGGGATTTATGTTCCTGGCGGCACGGCGGCTTATCCTTCATCAGTACTGATGAACGCGATTCCCGCTCAAGTTGCGGGTGTGAAAGAAATTGTGATGGTGACGCCCCCGAATCAAGAAGGTCGCATTGATCCGGGGGTGCTTACCGCCGCGAAAATTGCGGGTGTAACTGAAATTTTCAAAGTTGGTGGAGCGCAAGCGATCGCAGCCCTCGCGTACGGGACAAAGACCATCCGATCAGTTGATAAAATTGTCGGGCCCGGTAACATTTATGTTGCCCTGGCGAAACGTGAGGTGTTCGGTCTTGTTGACATTGATATGGTCGCTGGACCAAGTGAAATTGTTGTATTAGCTGATGAACTGGCGAATCCAGCCTATATCGCGGCCGATCTGTTGTCGCAAGCGGAACATGATCCGATGGCATCGGCCGTGTTGGTCACACCGTCAAAAGAGTTAGCGGCGCAGACGCAAATTGAATTGGAGCAGCAACTCGCCAATTTGCCGCGTCGAGAAATTGCTGAAGCTTCGATTCGGGATTATGGAGCGATCTGTCTCGTTGAGGATTTGGAAGAAGGGATCAAAGTCGTTAACGAGCTTGCGCCTGAACATCTCGAAGTGATGATCGAGCATCCGTTTGAGCAGCTAGGCAAAATTGAGAATGCAGGCGCGATCTTTCTTGGCGAATACAGTTCAGAGCCAGTTGGAGACTATTTTGCGGGGCCGAACCACGTACTTCCGACGAATGGCACCGCTCGTTTTTCATCCCCGTTAAATGTGGATGACTTCATTAAAAAATCGAGTTTAATTTCATATAGTAAGCAAGATTTACTTGAACATGGACCGAAAATTATCGCTATGGCTGAATCGGAAGGATTAACCGCCCATGCTCGAGCGATCGAATTGCGGTTGAAGAAAGAAAGGGGTAACTAA
- the whiA gene encoding DNA-binding protein WhiA — protein MSFAALTKKELTQLDRTPCCSQAELAALIRMNGSIRFGNGRFLLDIVTENAAIARRIYTLLKEQFDIHLELLARKKMQLKKNNVYIVRLSTGAQDILESLQIYRDGTITQGIPTETIQKDCCQRAYLRGAFLAGGSVNHPESNSYHLEIFTIYQQHCKDLKALTNRFRLNARYIERKKGFVMYLKEGEKITEFLSLIGAHQALLYFEDVRIVRDMRNSVNRLVNCETANLNKTVTAAMKHIENIKLIERKMGLEKLPDKLREVAEARMKHTDLNLSELGEVIPSGKISKSGINHRLRKLNEIANKLKEHPSL, from the coding sequence TTGTCTTTTGCAGCCTTAACCAAAAAAGAACTAACGCAATTGGATCGAACGCCGTGCTGTTCACAAGCGGAGTTGGCGGCGTTGATCCGTATGAATGGAAGCATTCGGTTTGGTAACGGGCGTTTTTTGCTCGATATCGTCACGGAAAATGCGGCGATTGCTCGGCGCATCTATACCCTTTTAAAAGAGCAATTTGACATTCATCTGGAACTGCTGGCTCGTAAAAAGATGCAATTAAAGAAGAATAACGTTTATATCGTGCGTCTATCGACAGGGGCCCAGGATATTCTCGAGTCTCTACAAATTTATCGCGATGGGACGATCACCCAAGGAATTCCAACGGAAACGATTCAGAAAGATTGTTGTCAACGGGCTTATTTAAGAGGAGCGTTTCTGGCGGGAGGTTCTGTCAATCATCCTGAATCAAATAGTTACCACTTAGAGATTTTTACAATCTATCAGCAGCATTGTAAAGATTTAAAAGCGTTGACGAATCGTTTTAGGTTAAATGCTCGGTATATTGAGCGAAAAAAAGGGTTCGTGATGTACTTAAAAGAAGGCGAAAAAATTACTGAATTTCTTAGTTTGATTGGAGCCCATCAGGCTTTGCTGTATTTTGAAGACGTGCGAATTGTCAGGGACATGCGCAATTCGGTGAATCGTCTCGTTAATTGTGAAACCGCCAATCTAAATAAGACGGTTACAGCAGCAATGAAACACATTGAAAACATTAAATTGATTGAGCGAAAAATGGGCTTAGAAAAACTACCCGATAAGCTTCGGGAAGTGGCGGAAGCGCGCATGAAACATACGGATCTAAATTTATCCGAGCTTGGCGAAGTGATTCCGAGCGGGAAAATTAGTAAATCGGGCATTAACCATCGTCTGAGAAAACTAAATGAAATCGCTAACAAATTAAAAGAACACCCTTCTTTATGA
- a CDS encoding gluconeogenesis factor YvcK family protein yields the protein MERVAELEGEQLKKVVVIGGGTGLSVLVRGLKEKPMDITAIVTVADDGGSSGRLREELSMPPPGDIRNVIVALADTEPLLASLFQHRFSSGAGLAGHSLGNLFIAAMKEITGDFVTAVKEISRVLAVRGQVLPAANQAIILNAEMEDGTIVSGESQIPKTGKKIKRVFLEPKDVDPLEEAIEAIYQADLILLGPGSLYTSILPNLLVPGISRAVKDASAKKAYICNVMTQPGETDHYDAADHVNALYNHVGADLFQTIIVNNAQIPSAVLARYKEKGALPVAYHPERLSRFGFEIIEDNFVIYETYLRHNALKVGDAIMGLLESK from the coding sequence ATGGAAAGGGTCGCCGAGCTTGAAGGAGAACAGCTTAAAAAGGTCGTCGTGATCGGCGGAGGAACTGGCTTGTCTGTGCTTGTGCGCGGATTGAAGGAAAAACCAATGGATATTACCGCTATCGTCACAGTCGCTGATGACGGCGGTAGTTCAGGGCGTCTGCGCGAAGAATTATCCATGCCGCCGCCAGGCGACATTCGCAACGTAATCGTTGCCTTAGCGGATACAGAACCTTTGCTGGCGAGTTTGTTTCAACATCGTTTTTCCTCTGGAGCGGGTTTAGCGGGGCATAGTTTAGGCAATTTATTTATTGCCGCGATGAAAGAAATTACAGGTGATTTTGTGACGGCTGTCAAAGAAATTAGCCGTGTTTTAGCAGTGCGCGGACAAGTTTTGCCCGCCGCGAATCAAGCGATTATTTTAAATGCGGAGATGGAAGACGGCACGATCGTCTCTGGTGAATCGCAAATCCCGAAAACGGGCAAGAAAATCAAGCGTGTTTTTTTAGAGCCCAAAGACGTTGATCCGCTTGAAGAGGCAATCGAGGCGATTTATCAAGCGGATTTGATCTTGCTCGGTCCGGGCAGTTTATATACGAGTATTTTACCTAATTTACTCGTGCCGGGAATTTCACGGGCAGTGAAAGATGCGTCTGCGAAGAAAGCTTACATTTGTAACGTCATGACTCAACCAGGCGAAACAGACCATTATGACGCGGCTGATCATGTGAACGCCTTGTATAATCATGTCGGCGCCGATTTGTTCCAAACGATTATCGTGAACAACGCGCAAATTCCGAGTGCTGTGTTGGCCAGGTACAAAGAAAAAGGAGCTTTGCCCGTTGCGTATCATCCGGAAAGGTTAAGCCGCTTTGGTTTTGAGATCATTGAGGACAATTTTGTGATCTATGAAACTTACCTGCGTCATAACGCATTAAAGGTAGGGGATGCGATCATGGGACTCCTTGAGTCGAAGTGA
- the hisIE gene encoding bifunctional phosphoribosyl-AMP cyclohydrolase/phosphoribosyl-ATP diphosphatase HisIE, whose product MKVDWEKIKFDESGLIPTVVQDAQSKEVLMMAYMNKESLQKTIESGQTWFWSRSRQQLWHKGATSGNTQQVNNIALDCDGDTLLIKVEPAGPACHENTYSCFRSLNGESEPMGSDRFNIIANLETLIAKRHAERPEGAYTTYLFEEGVDKILKKVGEEASEVIIAAKNRDHDELRYETSDLIYHLLVLLREQQLSFDEVLNELSKRFES is encoded by the coding sequence ATGAAAGTTGATTGGGAGAAAATAAAATTTGATGAGAGCGGCTTAATTCCGACTGTCGTGCAGGACGCGCAAAGTAAAGAAGTGCTGATGATGGCCTATATGAATAAGGAGTCGCTTCAGAAAACAATCGAAAGCGGGCAAACATGGTTTTGGAGTCGTTCGCGACAACAATTGTGGCATAAGGGAGCGACATCAGGGAATACGCAACAAGTGAACAACATCGCCCTCGATTGCGATGGGGATACGTTGTTGATTAAAGTGGAACCTGCCGGTCCAGCCTGCCACGAAAACACGTACAGTTGCTTTCGGTCGCTTAATGGTGAATCCGAGCCAATGGGATCAGATCGTTTTAATATCATAGCGAACCTTGAAACATTGATCGCCAAGCGACATGCCGAGCGGCCCGAAGGGGCGTACACAACGTATTTGTTTGAGGAAGGCGTCGATAAAATTTTGAAGAAGGTTGGGGAGGAAGCGAGTGAAGTGATCATTGCCGCCAAAAATCGGGATCATGATGAACTTCGCTATGAGACAAGTGACTTAATTTACCATTTGCTCGTCTTGCTGCGTGAACAACAGCTTTCTTTCGACGAAGTATTAAACGAACTATCGAAACGATTCGAATCTTAA
- the hisA gene encoding 1-(5-phosphoribosyl)-5-[(5-phosphoribosylamino)methylideneamino]imidazole-4-carboxamide isomerase: MSEFIIYPAIDIRGGKCVRLFQGDYDQETVYGDSPVDMAKQWEQQGAAWIHVVDLDGAKAGAPVNDEAILEMARTVNVPIQVGGGIRTMEHARKYLDGGVARVILGTSAIQDRPFAEEALATFGGSKIVIGIDAREGYVATHGWLETSEVKADTLARELAKKGAEVFIYTDIARDGTLEGPNIKGNLELAREANVTVIASGGVSKMEDLKQLAPHAADGISGVIVGKALYMDRFTLADALKEVEVN; this comes from the coding sequence ATGAGTGAATTTATCATCTATCCGGCGATCGATATTCGCGGCGGAAAATGTGTGCGGTTGTTTCAGGGAGATTATGATCAAGAAACAGTGTATGGCGATTCTCCAGTCGATATGGCAAAACAGTGGGAACAGCAGGGCGCCGCTTGGATCCATGTCGTTGACTTGGATGGAGCTAAGGCGGGGGCGCCTGTCAATGATGAGGCGATCTTGGAAATGGCGCGGACGGTCAACGTTCCCATTCAAGTTGGCGGGGGAATTCGAACGATGGAACATGCGCGTAAGTATTTGGATGGCGGAGTTGCCCGCGTTATTTTAGGAACCTCTGCGATTCAAGATCGACCGTTTGCTGAAGAAGCGTTGGCGACCTTTGGCGGCTCGAAAATCGTGATCGGCATTGATGCTCGCGAAGGGTATGTGGCGACGCACGGCTGGTTGGAAACATCGGAAGTGAAAGCGGACACGTTGGCTCGCGAGTTAGCTAAAAAAGGGGCGGAGGTGTTCATTTACACCGACATCGCCCGCGATGGCACACTGGAAGGACCAAATATTAAAGGAAACCTTGAACTGGCGCGTGAAGCGAATGTGACGGTAATTGCTTCGGGCGGAGTCAGCAAGATGGAGGACCTGAAACAATTGGCTCCCCACGCGGCGGACGGGATTAGCGGTGTGATCGTCGGTAAAGCGCTCTATATGGACCGTTTTACACTTGCTGATGCGTTAAAAGAAGTCGAGGTGAACTAG
- the hisG gene encoding ATP phosphoribosyltransferase, translating to MPRLTVAMPKGRIFEEAVELLRRAGLAIPPEFEESRKLIIPVEEAGMDFILAKPVDVPTYVEYGVADIGVVGKDVLLEEERDVYELLDLKISACRLSVAGLPDWQPTDAPRVATKFPKLASRYFREQGAQVEIIKLNGSIELAPLIGLADRIVDIVSTGQTLKDNGLVELETITSITSRLIANRVSYRMKSEAIDFIIDKFSTVVPKGVEV from the coding sequence ATGCCTAGATTGACCGTGGCAATGCCGAAGGGAAGAATTTTTGAAGAAGCGGTGGAGCTACTGCGTCGAGCGGGTTTGGCTATTCCGCCCGAATTTGAGGAGTCACGTAAGTTGATTATCCCTGTTGAAGAGGCGGGAATGGACTTTATTCTAGCAAAGCCTGTCGATGTGCCGACGTATGTTGAATATGGTGTCGCCGATATCGGTGTCGTTGGCAAAGATGTGTTGCTGGAAGAAGAACGCGATGTATATGAATTGCTCGATTTAAAGATTAGCGCCTGTCGGTTGTCTGTGGCGGGTCTGCCTGATTGGCAGCCAACAGACGCGCCGCGAGTAGCCACCAAATTTCCGAAATTAGCGTCGCGCTACTTCCGTGAACAAGGAGCTCAGGTCGAAATTATCAAGCTGAACGGTTCGATTGAGCTGGCCCCGTTAATTGGTTTGGCGGATCGGATTGTCGATATTGTATCGACGGGTCAAACGTTAAAAGATAACGGCTTAGTTGAGTTGGAAACGATCACCTCGATTACGAGCCGATTGATTGCCAATCGGGTTAGTTATCGGATGAAGAGCGAGGCCATTGATTTTATAATTGATAAATTTTCAACCGTGGTTCCGAAAGGAGTAGAAGTATGA